From the genome of Pseudoxanthomonas sp., one region includes:
- a CDS encoding potassium transporter Kup, translating into MSTPHPSPAESGSAGPHGHSQAGMVALVAGAVGVVFGDIGTSPLYTIKEMFHPHFGLTPDPDTVRGLLSLGFWSLLLVVTLKYVIVIMRADNEGEGGIMALTALAQRSLAKGSRMSYTVGILGIFGAALFFGDGMITPPITVLGAVEGLEVVSPVFKQWVVPISLLILTGLFAFQRFGTAKVGKAFGPVMITWFIVLAGFGLYNIAHNPSVLAALNPYWAWHFFTTHDWHAVLILGAVVLTVTGGEALYADMGHFGKRPIRWGWFGFVLPALVLNYYGQGAVLLRHPEAVANPFYLSIPDWAQIPMLVLATTAAAVASQAVITGAFSVTRQAIQLGYLPRLHIKYTSKDTIGQIYVPSVNLVLYLAVIVLVLSFQSSGALATAYGLSVTGTMLIDTLLLAIVAYTRWPDSRKWVLPLCAVFLLIDLAFLFANGAKLLTGIGAWVPLFIGISAFTMMRTWRRGRELLHGEVQKEGIRLDTFLPGLMLAPPVRVPGTAIFLTADKGVVPHALLHNLKHNKVLHERNVFLTVETLTVPYAPKKKRLKIDPIGDDFYRVVISYGFAETPDVPQALMSSCDQGGVYFDPMETTYFASRETVVARRQGGMPFWRDKLFAAMHRNAAPATGFFRIPGNRLVELGAQVEI; encoded by the coding sequence ATGTCCACCCCACATCCTTCCCCCGCCGAGTCCGGCAGCGCCGGCCCGCACGGTCATTCGCAGGCAGGCATGGTCGCGCTGGTGGCTGGCGCGGTCGGCGTGGTGTTCGGCGACATCGGCACCAGCCCGCTGTACACGATCAAGGAGATGTTCCACCCGCACTTCGGCCTGACGCCGGATCCGGACACCGTGCGTGGTCTCCTGTCGCTGGGCTTCTGGTCGCTGCTGCTGGTGGTGACGCTCAAGTACGTCATCGTGATCATGCGCGCCGACAACGAAGGCGAGGGCGGCATCATGGCGCTCACCGCGCTGGCCCAGCGCAGCCTGGCCAAGGGCTCGCGCATGAGCTACACGGTGGGCATCCTGGGCATCTTCGGCGCGGCCCTGTTCTTCGGCGACGGCATGATCACGCCGCCGATCACGGTGCTGGGCGCGGTCGAAGGACTGGAGGTGGTGTCGCCCGTCTTCAAGCAATGGGTGGTGCCGATCAGCCTGCTGATCCTGACCGGCCTGTTCGCCTTCCAGCGCTTCGGGACGGCCAAGGTCGGCAAGGCCTTCGGTCCGGTGATGATCACCTGGTTCATCGTGCTGGCCGGGTTCGGGCTGTACAACATCGCCCACAATCCGTCGGTACTCGCGGCGCTCAATCCGTACTGGGCGTGGCACTTCTTCACCACCCACGACTGGCATGCAGTACTGATCCTGGGCGCGGTGGTGCTGACCGTGACCGGCGGCGAGGCGCTGTACGCGGACATGGGGCATTTCGGCAAGCGTCCGATCCGCTGGGGCTGGTTCGGCTTCGTGCTGCCCGCGCTGGTACTGAACTACTACGGCCAGGGCGCCGTGCTGCTGCGCCATCCCGAAGCGGTGGCCAATCCCTTCTATCTGTCCATTCCGGACTGGGCGCAGATCCCGATGCTGGTGCTGGCCACGACCGCCGCTGCAGTGGCCTCGCAGGCCGTGATCACCGGCGCGTTCTCCGTGACGCGTCAGGCCATCCAGCTCGGCTATCTGCCGCGCCTGCACATCAAGTACACCTCCAAGGACACCATCGGCCAGATCTACGTGCCGTCGGTCAACCTGGTGCTGTATCTGGCGGTGATCGTGCTGGTGCTGAGCTTCCAGAGTTCCGGGGCGCTGGCCACGGCCTACGGCCTGTCGGTGACCGGCACCATGCTGATCGACACGCTGCTGCTGGCGATCGTGGCGTATACGCGCTGGCCCGACTCGCGCAAGTGGGTGTTGCCGTTGTGCGCGGTGTTCCTGCTGATCGACTTGGCGTTCCTGTTCGCCAACGGGGCGAAACTGCTGACCGGTATCGGTGCCTGGGTGCCGCTGTTCATCGGCATTTCCGCCTTCACCATGATGCGTACCTGGCGCCGCGGCCGCGAACTGCTGCATGGCGAAGTGCAGAAGGAAGGCATCCGGCTCGATACATTCCTGCCCGGCCTGATGCTGGCGCCGCCGGTGCGCGTGCCCGGCACGGCGATCTTCCTGACCGCCGACAAGGGCGTGGTGCCGCACGCGCTGCTGCACAACCTCAAGCACAACAAGGTGCTGCACGAGCGCAACGTGTTCCTGACGGTCGAGACGCTGACCGTGCCGTATGCGCCGAAGAAGAAGCGGCTGAAGATCGATCCGATCGGCGACGACTTCTACCGCGTGGTCATCAGCTATGGCTTCGCCGAAACGCCGGATGTGCCGCAGGCGCTGATGAGCTCCTGCGATCAGGGAGGCGTGTACTTCGATCCGATGGAAACCACGTACTTCGCCAGCCGCGAAACCGTGGTCGCGCGGCGCCAGGGCGGCATGCCGTTCTGGCGCGACAAGCTGTTCGCCGCGATGCACCGCAATGCCGCGCCGGCGACCGGGTTCTTCCGCATTCCCGGCAACCGGCTGGTGGAACTGGGCGCGCAGGTCGAGATCTGA
- the ruvA gene encoding Holliday junction branch migration protein RuvA, with protein MIGRLRGILAYKSPPWLVIDVGGVGYELEAPMSTFYDLPDVGREVLLFTHYAQKEDSVSLYGFLREGERRLFRDVQKVTGIGAKIALAVLSGASVDEFARMVQAGDITALTRIPGIGKKTAERMVVELRDRAADLMGTGVGGITALPADPQSEATIALQQLGYKPAEATRMARDATAPGDDAATIIRKALQAALR; from the coding sequence ATGATCGGACGTCTGCGCGGCATCCTAGCGTACAAGTCGCCGCCCTGGCTGGTGATCGACGTGGGTGGCGTGGGCTACGAACTGGAAGCGCCGATGAGCACGTTCTACGACCTGCCGGATGTCGGTCGCGAGGTGCTGCTGTTCACCCACTATGCGCAGAAGGAAGACAGCGTGTCGCTGTACGGTTTCCTGCGCGAGGGCGAGCGGCGGCTGTTCCGCGACGTGCAGAAGGTCACCGGCATCGGCGCGAAGATCGCGCTGGCCGTGCTGTCCGGCGCCAGCGTGGACGAGTTCGCGCGCATGGTGCAGGCCGGCGACATCACCGCGCTGACGCGCATCCCCGGCATCGGCAAGAAGACCGCCGAGCGCATGGTGGTGGAACTGCGCGACCGCGCGGCCGACCTGATGGGCACCGGCGTGGGCGGCATCACCGCGCTGCCGGCCGATCCGCAGTCCGAAGCCACCATCGCCCTGCAACAGCTGGGTTACAAGCCGGCCGAAGCCACGCGGATGGCGCGCGACGCCACCGCGCCCGGCGACGATGCCGCGACGATCATCCGCAAGGCCCTGCAGGCCGCGCTGCGCTGA
- the ruvC gene encoding crossover junction endodeoxyribonuclease RuvC — translation MTRILGIDPGSQRTGIGIIDVDAAGKTTHVYHAPLVLLGEGDFPLRLRRLLDGLGEIIATWAPDEVAIERVFMARNPDSALKLGQARGAAISAVVLRDLPVHEYAATEVKLAVVGRGSAEKAQIQHMVGLLLSLQGKLQADAADALAVAITHAHVRATAKRLGVGSQLAWSRK, via the coding sequence ATGACCCGCATCCTCGGCATCGATCCTGGTTCGCAGCGCACCGGCATCGGCATCATCGATGTCGACGCGGCGGGCAAGACCACGCATGTCTACCACGCACCGCTGGTGCTGCTGGGCGAGGGCGACTTTCCGTTGCGGTTGCGTCGTTTGCTGGACGGGCTGGGTGAGATCATCGCCACGTGGGCACCTGACGAAGTGGCGATCGAAAGAGTGTTCATGGCCCGCAATCCGGATTCGGCACTGAAGCTGGGGCAGGCGCGGGGCGCCGCCATCAGCGCGGTGGTGCTGCGCGACCTGCCGGTGCACGAGTACGCCGCCACCGAAGTGAAGCTGGCCGTGGTGGGCCGCGGCAGCGCCGAGAAGGCGCAGATACAGCACATGGTCGGCCTGCTGCTCAGCCTGCAGGGCAAACTGCAGGCCGATGCCGCCGACGCACTGGCCGTCGCCATCACCCACGCGCATGTACGCGCCACCGCCAAACGACTGGGTGTGGGGTCGCAACTGGCCTGGAGCAGGAAATGA
- a CDS encoding YebC/PmpR family DNA-binding transcriptional regulator, producing the protein MGRGPSIEARKNATDAKRGKIFTKIIREIGVAARAGGGEPANNPRLRAAVDKGLSANMSKDVIERAIKKATGELEGVVFEEIRYEGYAPGGVAVIVDCLTDNRVRTVAEVRHAFGKHGGNMGTEGSVAFMFKRLGVLSYAPGADEEKITEAAIEAGADDIVVYPDDGSIDVVTTPDAFQAVKDAMTAAGLAPDHAETTYRADNDIRVEGETALQVKKLLDMLEDLDDVQNVYSNTDLGADAYA; encoded by the coding sequence ATGGGCAGAGGCCCGTCGATCGAAGCCCGCAAGAACGCCACCGACGCCAAGCGCGGCAAGATCTTCACCAAGATCATCCGCGAGATCGGCGTGGCGGCCCGCGCCGGCGGTGGCGAGCCGGCCAACAACCCCCGCCTGCGCGCGGCGGTGGACAAGGGCCTGTCGGCGAACATGTCGAAGGACGTAATCGAGCGCGCCATCAAGAAGGCGACCGGTGAGCTGGAAGGCGTGGTGTTCGAGGAGATCCGCTACGAAGGCTATGCGCCCGGCGGCGTCGCGGTGATCGTCGACTGCCTGACCGACAACCGCGTGCGCACCGTGGCCGAAGTGCGCCACGCCTTCGGCAAGCACGGCGGCAACATGGGTACCGAAGGCTCGGTGGCCTTCATGTTCAAGCGCCTCGGCGTGCTGAGCTACGCGCCCGGCGCCGACGAAGAGAAGATCACCGAAGCCGCCATCGAGGCGGGCGCCGACGACATCGTGGTGTATCCGGACGATGGGTCGATCGATGTCGTCACCACGCCCGACGCCTTCCAGGCGGTGAAGGACGCGATGACCGCCGCCGGCCTGGCGCCGGACCATGCCGAGACCACCTATCGCGCCGACAACGACATCCGCGTCGAGGGCGAGACGGCCCTGCAGGTGAAGAAGCTGCTGGACATGCTGGAAGACCTGGACGACGTGCAGAACGTCTATTCCAACACCGACCTGGGCGCGGATGCGTATGCCTGA
- a CDS encoding AraC family transcriptional regulator, which produces MVDRLAVLLDRFSVSAQVFNAGALCGINTLEAEPGAGQLHLIRRGPLEVFHGSTSLRIDEPSLLLFPRALTHRFVSDDVRGADMTCATLRFEGGEQNPICAALPEVVCLPLDQLHGAQDVLALLFEEAFTQRCGRTALVNRLFEVVMIQVLRQLMESGEVKGGMLAGLGHPRLRNAIVAMHEAPAKEWTLEELARVAGMSRSVFATQFREALGITPGQYLQGWRVGLAQQALRHGKPLKVVASDVGYGSEAALSRAFKAHTGASPREWKRQQVVH; this is translated from the coding sequence ATGGTGGACCGCCTTGCCGTCCTGCTGGACCGGTTCTCGGTCAGCGCGCAGGTGTTCAATGCCGGTGCGCTGTGCGGCATCAACACGCTCGAGGCCGAGCCCGGGGCGGGCCAGTTGCATCTGATCCGGCGCGGGCCGCTGGAGGTCTTCCATGGCAGCACCTCGCTGCGGATCGACGAACCCAGCCTGCTGCTGTTCCCGCGCGCGCTGACGCACCGGTTCGTCAGCGACGACGTGCGCGGCGCCGACATGACCTGCGCCACGCTGCGGTTCGAGGGCGGCGAGCAGAACCCGATCTGCGCCGCGCTGCCCGAGGTCGTCTGCCTGCCGCTGGACCAGCTGCACGGTGCGCAGGACGTGCTGGCGTTGCTGTTCGAGGAGGCTTTCACCCAGCGCTGCGGACGCACGGCGCTGGTCAACCGCCTGTTCGAGGTGGTGATGATCCAGGTGCTGCGCCAGCTGATGGAAAGCGGCGAGGTGAAGGGCGGCATGCTGGCCGGCCTGGGCCATCCGCGCTTGCGCAACGCGATCGTCGCCATGCACGAAGCGCCGGCGAAGGAGTGGACGCTGGAGGAACTGGCGCGCGTGGCCGGCATGTCGCGCAGCGTGTTCGCCACGCAGTTCCGCGAGGCGCTCGGCATCACGCCGGGGCAGTACCTGCAGGGTTGGCGCGTGGGCCTGGCGCAGCAGGCGCTGCGTCACGGCAAGCCGTTAAAGGTGGTGGCGTCGGACGTGGGTTACGGCAGCGAGGCGGCGCTGTCGCGCGCGTTCAAGGCGCACACCGGCGCGTCGCCACGCGAGTGGAAGCGGCAGCAGGTCGTGCACTGA
- a CDS encoding alpha/beta hydrolase, whose translation MNALTRTIATTLLAVATQASLTAHAAPATAPVAVERTASTLTTADGVQLYYKDWGPKDGPVVTFSHGWPLSSDSWESQMIFLASKGYRVVAHDRRGHGRSSQPWDGNDMDHYADDLATVINTLDLKDVTAVGFSTGGGEVARYIGRHGTGRVRKAVLISAVPPLMLKTADNPGGLPIEVFDGIRNGSLANRSQLYLDIASGPFYGFNRPGAKVSQALIDSWWAQGMQAGHKNTYDSIAAFSATDFRSDLKKFDIPTLVIHGDDDQIVPIDASGKASAALIKNAKLIVYSGAPHGLTDTHKDRVNQDLLDFLQK comes from the coding sequence ATGAACGCTCTGACCCGCACTATCGCCACCACGCTGCTGGCCGTCGCCACCCAGGCCAGCCTCACCGCCCATGCCGCACCGGCGACCGCGCCGGTCGCCGTCGAACGCACCGCCAGCACCCTGACCACCGCCGACGGCGTGCAGCTCTACTACAAGGACTGGGGCCCGAAGGACGGCCCGGTCGTCACCTTCAGCCACGGCTGGCCGCTGTCCTCGGACAGCTGGGAATCGCAGATGATCTTCCTGGCCTCCAAGGGCTACCGCGTGGTCGCCCACGACCGCCGCGGCCATGGCCGCTCCAGCCAGCCCTGGGACGGCAACGACATGGACCACTACGCCGACGACCTGGCCACCGTGATCAACACGCTGGACCTGAAGGACGTCACCGCGGTCGGCTTCTCCACCGGCGGCGGCGAAGTGGCGCGCTACATCGGCCGCCATGGCACCGGCCGCGTCAGGAAGGCCGTGCTGATCAGCGCCGTGCCGCCGCTGATGCTGAAGACCGCCGACAACCCCGGCGGCCTGCCGATCGAGGTGTTCGACGGCATCCGCAACGGCTCGCTGGCGAACCGCTCGCAGCTCTACCTGGACATCGCGTCGGGCCCCTTCTACGGCTTCAACCGCCCCGGCGCGAAGGTCTCGCAGGCCCTGATCGACAGCTGGTGGGCGCAGGGCATGCAGGCCGGTCACAAGAACACGTACGACTCCATCGCCGCGTTCTCGGCCACCGACTTCCGCAGCGACCTGAAGAAGTTCGACATCCCGACCCTGGTCATCCACGGCGACGACGACCAGATCGTCCCCATCGACGCCTCCGGCAAGGCCTCGGCCGCCCTGATCAAGAACGCCAAGCTGATCGTCTACTCCGGCGCACCCCACGGCCTGACGGATACGCACAAGGATCGCGTCAACCAGGACCTGCTCGACTTCCTCCAGAAGTAA
- the ruvB gene encoding Holliday junction branch migration DNA helicase RuvB, protein MTADRIITSSATREDDAIEASIRPKRLDEYLGQKPVREQLDIYIQAAKGRGEALDHVLIFGPPGLGKTTLSHVIANELGVNLRVTSGPVIEKAGDLAALLTNLQPHDVLFVDEIHRLSPVVEEVLYPAMEDFQIDIMIGEGPAARSIKLDLPPFTLIGATTRAGLLTAPLRDRFGIVQRLEFYSPEELTRIVQRSARILGMDCVPEGAAEIARRARGTPRIANRLLRRVRDYAQVKADGHIDVEVARAAMQMLKVDPEGFDELDRRMLRTIIDSFDGGPVGVESLAAALSEERGTLEDVIEPYLIQQGFLIRTARGRMATRKAYLHLGLTPKGRVPDANDASGDLF, encoded by the coding sequence ATGACCGCCGACCGCATCATCACTTCCTCCGCCACGCGCGAAGACGACGCCATCGAGGCCAGCATCCGGCCCAAGCGGCTGGACGAATACCTGGGCCAGAAGCCGGTGCGCGAGCAGCTGGACATCTATATCCAGGCGGCGAAGGGACGCGGCGAAGCGCTCGACCACGTGCTGATCTTCGGACCGCCGGGCCTGGGCAAGACCACGCTGAGCCACGTGATCGCCAACGAGCTGGGCGTGAACCTGCGCGTCACCTCCGGTCCGGTGATCGAGAAGGCCGGCGACCTGGCCGCGCTGCTGACCAACCTGCAGCCGCACGACGTACTGTTCGTAGACGAGATCCATCGCCTGTCGCCGGTGGTCGAGGAAGTGCTGTACCCGGCGATGGAGGATTTCCAGATCGACATCATGATCGGCGAGGGCCCGGCCGCGCGGTCGATCAAGCTGGACCTGCCGCCGTTCACCCTGATCGGCGCCACCACCCGCGCCGGCCTGCTGACCGCGCCGCTGCGCGACCGCTTCGGCATCGTGCAGCGGCTCGAGTTCTACTCGCCCGAAGAGCTGACCCGCATCGTGCAGCGCTCGGCGCGCATCCTGGGCATGGACTGCGTGCCGGAGGGCGCCGCCGAGATCGCGCGCCGCGCCCGCGGCACGCCGCGCATCGCCAACCGCCTGCTGCGGCGTGTGCGCGACTACGCCCAGGTCAAGGCCGACGGGCACATCGACGTCGAGGTCGCGCGTGCGGCGATGCAGATGCTCAAGGTCGACCCCGAAGGCTTCGACGAACTGGACCGCCGCATGCTGCGCACCATCATCGACAGCTTCGACGGCGGGCCGGTCGGCGTGGAGTCGCTGGCGGCGGCGCTCAGCGAGGAGCGCGGCACGCTGGAAGACGTGATCGAGCCTTATCTGATCCAGCAGGGCTTCCTGATCCGTACCGCGCGTGGCCGCATGGCGACCCGTAAGGCCTACCTGCACCTCGGACTGACGCCGAAGGGCAGGGTGCCGGACGCGAACGACGCGTCGGGCGATCTCTTCTGA
- the ybgC gene encoding tol-pal system-associated acyl-CoA thioesterase → MTTESKTIAGDAAPFIFPTRVYWEDTDAGGVVYHAQYVAFLERTRTEWLRAQGYAQERLRQTHDLVFAVRAMRLDFLRPARLDDLLHVSARIHQCKRASVVFAQSIERDGEVLLTAEVKVAALSASGFRPVGLPETLYEAFRRLEHPRQH, encoded by the coding sequence TTGACGACTGAATCGAAGACGATCGCCGGGGATGCGGCGCCGTTCATCTTTCCGACACGCGTCTATTGGGAAGATACCGACGCCGGTGGCGTGGTGTACCACGCGCAATACGTCGCTTTCCTGGAACGGACCCGCACCGAATGGCTGCGGGCCCAGGGCTACGCCCAGGAGCGGCTGCGCCAGACCCACGACCTGGTGTTCGCCGTCCGCGCGATGCGTCTGGATTTCCTGCGCCCCGCCCGGTTGGACGATCTGCTGCACGTCAGCGCGCGCATCCACCAGTGCAAGCGGGCCAGCGTGGTCTTCGCCCAGTCCATCGAACGGGACGGCGAAGTCCTGCTGACCGCCGAGGTGAAGGTGGCCGCGCTGAGCGCGTCCGGATTCAGACCCGTCGGGTTGCCCGAGACGTTGTACGAAGCATTCCGCCGGCTCGAGCATCCGCGCCAGCACTGA
- a CDS encoding GNAT family N-acetyltransferase has protein sequence MSVGIRRATVEDAALLSDLASRTFTETFGHLYPAEDLAAFLADAYAVEKQRVILAHSDYAVWLLEDDGVAVGHAAAGPCGLPHPDVQSGDGELKRLYVLASHQNGGWGGKLFAEAERWLLKDGPRTVWIGVWSENFGAQRFYERQGFVRVGEYKFPVGKTLDDEFILRRAASADV, from the coding sequence GTGAGCGTGGGGATCCGCCGCGCCACCGTCGAGGACGCCGCGCTCCTGTCGGACTTGGCGTCTCGCACGTTCACCGAGACCTTCGGGCATCTGTATCCGGCCGAGGATCTTGCGGCCTTTCTTGCCGATGCCTATGCGGTCGAGAAGCAGCGGGTCATCCTGGCCCACTCGGATTACGCGGTGTGGCTGCTGGAGGATGATGGCGTCGCGGTCGGCCATGCGGCGGCCGGGCCGTGCGGGCTGCCGCATCCGGATGTGCAGTCCGGCGATGGCGAGCTGAAGCGGCTGTATGTGCTGGCGTCGCACCAGAACGGTGGCTGGGGCGGGAAGCTGTTCGCAGAGGCCGAGCGGTGGTTGTTGAAGGACGGGCCGCGGACGGTGTGGATCGGGGTGTGGTCGGAGAACTTCGGTGCGCAGCGGTTCTATGAGCGGCAGGGATTCGTACGGGTGGGGGAGTACAAGTTCCCGGTGGGGAAGACGCTGGATGATGAGTTCATCCTGAGGCGTGCGGCTTCTGCCGATGTCTGA
- a CDS encoding DUF418 domain-containing protein: protein MLPHDRLTVLDVLRGIAILGTLGTNIWIFMYPGGLLGYLETGWGQSDGMHWGTLALQQLTQGKFLGLLALMFGMGIALQQRSAIAAGIRWPGPYLVRAALLFVDGVLNYLFVVEFDVLMGYALTSVVVAFMLRLGSRGRTAWLAAAAAVHFLLLGLIVLALAIFGGDISSGVTAVASTGWWDMVRSRIDNVWLFREEMFFIAPMSVALFLLGARLLDAGVFEARGARLRRWLMGMGLGIAWPLDMALGVFGGDAGIMAGRYGTAPIVAMGLLAAVAEAFHHRPQPGVGGRRLAEVGRMALTGYVLQNLLASALCYDWGLGLARRVPDAWAVSATVGIYLLVAACVMLFCHIWQRRWKRGPLEWLWHVSYRRLTRRSGTSGNVAA from the coding sequence ATGCTGCCGCATGACCGCCTGACCGTGCTCGACGTGCTGCGGGGCATCGCCATCCTCGGCACGCTGGGTACCAACATCTGGATCTTCATGTACCCGGGCGGCCTGCTTGGTTACCTGGAGACCGGCTGGGGCCAGTCGGACGGCATGCACTGGGGCACGCTGGCGCTGCAGCAGCTGACCCAGGGCAAGTTCCTCGGCCTGCTGGCGCTGATGTTCGGCATGGGCATCGCCCTGCAGCAGCGATCGGCGATCGCGGCCGGCATCCGCTGGCCGGGTCCTTACCTGGTGCGCGCAGCGTTGCTGTTCGTCGATGGCGTGCTGAACTATCTGTTCGTGGTCGAGTTCGACGTGCTGATGGGCTATGCACTCACCTCGGTGGTCGTGGCCTTCATGCTGCGTCTGGGAAGCCGTGGCAGGACTGCCTGGCTGGCGGCTGCCGCCGCTGTGCATTTCCTGCTTCTGGGCCTGATCGTGCTGGCACTGGCGATCTTCGGTGGCGACATCTCGAGTGGAGTGACCGCTGTCGCGTCGACGGGCTGGTGGGACATGGTGCGCTCGCGCATCGACAATGTCTGGCTGTTCCGCGAAGAGATGTTCTTCATCGCGCCGATGAGCGTGGCGTTGTTCCTGCTGGGTGCGCGGCTGCTCGACGCGGGCGTGTTCGAGGCGCGCGGTGCGCGCCTGCGCCGCTGGCTGATGGGGATGGGGCTGGGCATCGCATGGCCCCTCGACATGGCGCTGGGCGTGTTCGGCGGCGACGCCGGCATCATGGCCGGTCGCTACGGCACGGCGCCGATCGTCGCGATGGGCCTGCTCGCCGCGGTGGCTGAGGCCTTCCACCACCGTCCGCAGCCGGGTGTAGGGGGGCGCCGCCTTGCCGAGGTGGGTCGCATGGCCCTGACCGGATATGTGCTGCAGAACCTGCTTGCGTCGGCGCTCTGCTACGACTGGGGTCTGGGGCTGGCGCGACGCGTGCCGGATGCCTGGGCGGTGTCGGCCACCGTGGGAATCTACCTGCTGGTCGCGGCCTGCGTGATGCTGTTCTGCCACATATGGCAGCGGCGCTGGAAGCGGGGGCCGCTCGAGTGGTTGTGGCACGTGTCGTACCGCCGGCTGACCCGCAGGTCGGGCACGAGTGGCAACGTGGCGGCCTGA
- a CDS encoding organic hydroperoxide resistance protein, giving the protein MSIEKILYTATATASGGREGQATSSDGALDVKLTTPRELGGAGGDGTNPEQLFAAGYSACFLGALKFVAGKQKVALPASTTITGKVGIGPIPTGFGIQAELTIAAPGVDREQLQALVDAAHIVCPYSNATRGNIDVTLVLAD; this is encoded by the coding sequence ATGTCCATCGAAAAGATCCTCTACACCGCCACCGCCACCGCCTCGGGCGGCCGCGAAGGCCAGGCCACCTCGTCCGACGGCGCGCTGGACGTCAAGCTGACCACCCCGCGCGAGCTGGGCGGCGCCGGCGGCGACGGCACCAACCCGGAGCAGCTGTTCGCGGCCGGTTATTCGGCCTGCTTCCTGGGCGCACTGAAGTTCGTGGCCGGCAAGCAGAAGGTCGCCCTGCCCGCGTCCACCACCATCACCGGCAAGGTCGGCATCGGCCCGATCCCCACCGGCTTCGGCATCCAGGCCGAACTGACCATCGCCGCCCCGGGCGTGGATCGCGAACAGCTGCAGGCCCTCGTCGACGCCGCCCACATCGTCTGCCCGTACTCCAACGCCACGCGCGGCAACATCGACGTGACGCTGGTGCTCGCCGACTGA
- a CDS encoding DNA primase has protein sequence MTEFAFSLEWERLGNEGADAGLVTERARVFGGWLVRVGTSPASMAVTFVPDGQGRWDGEDFGEDDYEEEDEEEYEEEEDEDSDEEDESEEGDEEGDEEGDEEEEDA, from the coding sequence ATGACCGAGTTTGCTTTTTCGCTGGAGTGGGAACGCCTGGGCAATGAAGGCGCCGATGCGGGCCTGGTGACGGAACGCGCGCGCGTGTTCGGTGGCTGGCTGGTGCGTGTCGGCACGTCGCCGGCGTCGATGGCGGTGACCTTCGTGCCGGACGGCCAGGGCCGCTGGGACGGCGAGGACTTCGGCGAAGACGATTACGAGGAAGAAGACGAAGAAGAGTACGAAGAGGAAGAGGACGAGGATTCCGACGAGGAGGACGAGTCCGAGGAAGGGGACGAGGAAGGGGACGAGGAAGGGGACGAGGAAGAAGAGGACGCGTGA
- a CDS encoding alpha/beta hydrolase — MKANRESPPRVVLVHGIWNAKSWLTPLARRLRQEGFEVEVFGYPSILGGPEPAIAALIAQLRDGPPVHLVGHSLGGLIGLEALRRCPDLPVQRMVCLGSPLCGSRTARSLGRWPWTAPVLGRSGPLLQTGCPPWEGGVAVGMVAGNVARGVGRLLTRFEGASDGTVGLDETRLPGLAAHCVVPSSHTGLVFSAEAARQAARFLRDGRFDGQD, encoded by the coding sequence ATGAAAGCGAACCGGGAATCTCCGCCGCGCGTCGTGCTGGTACATGGCATCTGGAATGCGAAGTCATGGCTGACGCCGTTGGCCCGGCGCCTGCGTCAGGAGGGCTTCGAGGTCGAGGTCTTCGGCTATCCCAGCATCCTGGGCGGGCCGGAGCCCGCCATCGCCGCGCTCATCGCCCAGCTCAGGGACGGCCCGCCGGTGCACCTGGTCGGGCACAGCCTCGGTGGACTGATCGGGCTGGAGGCGCTGCGTCGGTGCCCCGATCTGCCCGTACAGCGGATGGTCTGTCTCGGCTCGCCCCTGTGCGGCAGCCGCACCGCCCGCAGTCTAGGGCGCTGGCCGTGGACGGCGCCGGTGCTGGGGCGCAGTGGCCCGTTGCTGCAGACGGGGTGTCCGCCCTGGGAGGGCGGCGTGGCGGTCGGCATGGTGGCGGGCAACGTCGCGCGCGGTGTCGGGCGCCTGCTGACGCGGTTCGAGGGTGCGTCCGACGGCACGGTGGGGCTCGACGAAACCCGCTTGCCCGGGTTGGCGGCGCACTGCGTGGTGCCGTCCAGCCATACCGGCCTGGTGTTTTCCGCCGAGGCCGCGCGCCAGGCGGCGCGTTTCCTGCGGGATGGCCGGTTCGATGGCCAGGACTGA